Proteins encoded together in one Anticarsia gemmatalis isolate Benzon Research Colony breed Stoneville strain chromosome 1, ilAntGemm2 primary, whole genome shotgun sequence window:
- the Asap gene encoding arfGAP domain of ASAP isoform X1, with protein MPGLIGIGEFIEETREDYSSPTTSTFVSRMPQCRQTISSLEETLDFDREGLTKLKKAIKAIHNSGNAHVDNEMYLSRALERLGSTALSKDAEPDIGAAFLKFAVVTKELSALMKTLMQNINNIVMFPVDSLLKGDLRGVKGDLKRPFDKASKDYESKYLKIEKEKKSQAKEAGLIRSEVTPAEIADEMEKERRLFQLQMCEYLIKFNEIKTKKGIELLQHLVEYYHAQTNYFQDGLKTIEHFGVYVADLSVQLQKIRQQQDDERRRLLELRNMLRAAAPQDREMASQVGGYSLHQMQGDKQHGVSRSGYLLKKSEGKVRRVWQKRRCRVTAEGFLDIFHADENKTPARVNLLTCQIKVAAEDKRAFDLVSYNRTYHFQAEDENEQRAWTSVLVNCKEGALMRAFHQQAGDNTNNDSGHSLLDLQRSIIRAVRAMPGNQVCADCGSTNDPTWLSTNFGIIVCIECSGSHRELGVHISRIQSLTLDRLSTSQLLLARHMGNQMFNEVMEHTLDERDKLTPESTMEERLRFIREKYVYRAWAARTCCDAAERLSEVEHAVNNGHLQNLLQAYAEGADLAAPLPGSDCGETSLHLAISRELGDGSALHIVDFLVQNGGSQVLDKPNSQGMTALHLCAATDRTEPMKLLLKAGADSTIKDNSGRTPLQIARQYGHHACQELLLKSCFQLESVDKREKSIFENINIDWNLSHDDGSTDFSDDDTVIDERQNGSLTPEKKCPRSRPPSYAGGAVLAPTERAVSAIPPGAGAACGDSPVLRSRSSTCDSLHHAPPTPTTLPRKPNVYNIGSLKKRAAPLPPGVGLAHAPHPHPPPHPRSTPSPSADSARSLHVASGVVKHRPQQPPPTPPPATLHNGAHHRDEPTPPPRKKKNRLHLEKAVKAKLKRECSSQDSSLELCDITDSCLDDSRLASALSCDSSRSRERSRRSDSRSLDVSDTSSVHSRSPSASITMMGGLRRCRALYDCSADNEDELSFREGEVIVVINERTEDDNWMEGQVEGTSRRGMFPVSFVHMLPD; from the exons ATGCCGGGTCTTATTGGTATCGGTGAATTCATTGAGGAAACTCGAGAGGATTACAGTTCACCTACTACTTCTACGTTCGTTTCCCGTATGCCGCAATGTCGTCAAACTATCAGTTCATTAGAAGAG ACCTTGGATTTCGACCGAGAAGGCCTAACGAAATTGAAAAAAGCAATAAAGGCAATCCATAACTCTGGAAATG CACACGTGGACAATGAGATGTATTTGTCCCGGGCGCTGGAGCGGCTGGGATCGACCGCACTCAGCAAAGATGCTGAGCCAGACATTGGCGCGGCATTTCTCAAGTTTGCCGTCGTCACCAAAGAACTGTCTGCGCTCATGAAGACACTG ATGCAGAATATCAACAATATCGTGATGTTTCCGGTAGATAGTTTGCTAAAAGGAGACCTCCGGGGTGTGAAGGGTGACCTGAAGAGACCGTTCGATAAGGCGTCCAAAGACTATGAGTCCAAGTACCTGAAAATTGAGAAAGAAAAGAAATCCCAAGCGAAGGAAGCCGGCCTTATTCGGAGCGAAGTAACACCAGCGGAAATAGCCGATGAAATGGAAAAAGAGAGAAGATTGTTCCAGTTGCAAATGTGTGAG taCCTGATAAAGTTCAACGAGATAAAGACGAAGAAGGGTATCGAGCTTCTCCAACACTTGGTCGAATACTATCACGCGCAGACTAACTACTTTCAAGACGGACTGAAGACGATCGAGCACTTCGGTGTGTACGTGGCCGACTTGAGCGTTCAACTACAGAAGATTAGGCAACAACAGGACGACGAACGACGGAGGCTACTTGAGCTAAGGAACATGCTGAGAGCCGCTGCGCCGCAGGACAGGGAG ATGGCTTCCCAAGTTGGCGGCTACTCCCTTCACCAGATGCAAGGCGATAAACAGCACGGGGTCAGCCGAAGTGGTTATTTGCTCAAAAAGTCTGAAGGAAAAGTCCGGAGGGTATGGCAAAAGCGTCGATGCAGGGTCACTGCTGAAGGTTTCTTAGACATATTCCACGCGGACGAGAACAAAACTCCCGCCAGAGTCAATCTCCTTACTTGCCAAATTAAAGTTGCCGCTGAAGATAAAAGGGCATTTGATCTAGTCTCAT ataatcGAACATACCACTTCCAAGCTGAAGACGAGAATGAACAACGCGCATGGACATCAGTGCTAGTGAATTGTAAGGAAGGTGCCTTAATGAGGGCGTTTCACCAACAAGCTGGTGACAACACAAACAATGACTCGGGACATTCGCTTCTAGACTTACAACGGTCGATCATAAGGGCCGTACGAGCTATGCCTGGAAACCAAGTCTGTGCTGATTGCGGCTCAACCAATG ATCCCACGTGGTTATCCACTAACTTCGGTATAATAGTGTGTATAGAGTGTTCGGGCAGTCACCGAGAGTTAGGCGTGCACATATCTCGTATACAATCTTTGACGCTGGACCGACTTAGCACGTCGCAACTGTTGCTCGCGAGGCATATGGGCAACCAGATGTTCAATGAGGTTATGGAGCATACGTTGGATGAAAGGGACAAGTTGACACCGGAAAGTACTAT GGAGGAGCGCCTCCGGTTTATTCGTGAGAAGTACGTGTACCGTGCGTGGGCGGCGCGCACGTGCTGCGACGCGGCCGAGCGCCTGTCTGAAGTAGAGCACGCTGTCAACAACGGACACTTGCAGAACTTATTACAGGCGTACGCTGAAGGAGCCGATCTGGCCGCGCCTTTACCTGGCTCT gactGTGGCGAAACGTCTCTTCACCTAGCCATATCCCGCGAACTCGGCGACGGGTCAGCACTACACATAGTCGATTTTCTAGTCCAAAACGGTGGTTCGCAAGTGTTAGACAAGCCCAATTCTCAGGGCATGACTGCGTTGCACCTGTGCGCTGCCACCGACCGAACCGAACCTATGAAGTTATTGCTCAAAGCTGGTGCTGATTCTACCATCAAGGATAATAGTGGACGAACACCCTTGCAAATCGCTAGGCAGTATGGACATCATGCTTGTCAGGAATTG ttATTGAAGTCATGTTTTCAGTTGGAAAGCGTTGACAAACGTGAGAAGAGTATATTTGAGAACATTAATATAGACTGGAATCTGTCCCACGACGATGGTTCCACGGATTTCTCCGACGACGATACCGTTATTGACGAAAga CAAAACGGCAGTCTAACTCCGGAAAAGAAATGCCCCCGATCTCGTCCACCGTCATACGCGGGCGGCGCCGTGCTGGCGCCCACGGAGCGCGCCGTGAGCGCCATCCCGCCGGGCGCCGGCGCGGCGTGCGGCGACTCGCCCGTGCTGCGCTCGCGCTCCTCCACCTGCGACTCGCTGCACCACGCGCCGCCCACGCCCACCACGCTGCCCAGGAAACCTAATGTTT ACAACATAGGCAGTCTGAAGAAGCGCGCGGCGCCGTTGCCGCCGGGCGTAGGACTGGCGCACGCGCCGCACCCGCACCCGCCGCCACACCCGCGTTCCACGCCTTCACCTTCCGCTGACAGCGCGCGCTCCCTGCACG TAGCGAGTGGCGTGGTGAAGCACCGGCCGCAGCAGCCGCCGCCGACGCCGCCGCCCGCCACGCTGCACAACGGCGCGCACCACCGGGACGAGCCCACTCCGCCGCCCAGGAAG AAGAAAAATAGATTGCATCTGGAAAAGGCTGTGAAAGCGAAACTCAAAAGG GAATGTTCTAGTCAAGACTCATCGTTGGAGCTGTGCGATATAACAGACTCGTGTCTGGACGACAGTAGGCTGGCGTCAGCGCTGTCGTGCGACAGCTCCCGCTCGCGAGAACGATCACGGCGCAGCGATAGTCGCTCACTCGACGTGTCCGACACTAGTAGTGTCCATTCTAGGTCGCCATCTGCTTCCATCACTAtg